The following coding sequences lie in one Bifidobacterium sp. ESL0690 genomic window:
- a CDS encoding ABC transporter substrate-binding protein, translated as MSVIGAAALGLSLAACGNGSANNNATDANGKPTLTFMLDWTPNTNHVGLYVAQQLGYFKDAGINVKILPTAQAGAETSVENGVANIGFSKLTDLANADAHGADLKLVFDLTQKPIARWCSLKSRTDIKTPKDFAGKTFVTFGSAEQSASVRQMIRYAGGDGDFKTATAGTNTFRTLTSGKGDFAGFYANWEEVESQLNGPALNCFAADKWGVPGNPDQLGFAVKNSWLNNPQNVANLKKFLKAARRGYDYALANPDKAADILVSQTKTSHLDPKLAKASMEKVVKEGYWSGNGMNDDTTDGKPDQKLTATVNTEDGQKYLDFQYNAGTYTDSHKKKLARAPQAAELATNKYVE; from the coding sequence ATGTCGGTCATCGGCGCGGCGGCGCTGGGGCTTTCGCTAGCAGCCTGCGGTAATGGTTCAGCAAACAACAATGCCACCGACGCCAACGGCAAGCCGACGCTGACGTTTATGCTCGACTGGACGCCGAACACCAATCACGTCGGACTGTATGTGGCCCAGCAGCTCGGCTATTTCAAGGATGCCGGTATCAATGTGAAAATCCTGCCGACCGCCCAAGCTGGGGCGGAAACCAGCGTGGAGAACGGCGTGGCCAATATCGGCTTCTCGAAACTGACCGACCTCGCCAACGCCGACGCGCATGGTGCCGACCTGAAGCTCGTCTTCGACCTGACGCAGAAACCCATCGCCCGCTGGTGCAGCCTGAAGAGCCGCACGGACATCAAGACGCCCAAGGACTTCGCCGGCAAGACCTTCGTTACCTTCGGGTCGGCCGAACAGAGCGCTTCGGTGCGCCAAATGATCCGTTACGCCGGTGGCGACGGTGACTTCAAAACCGCTACGGCCGGCACCAATACCTTCCGCACATTGACCAGCGGCAAAGGCGACTTCGCCGGCTTCTACGCCAACTGGGAAGAAGTAGAATCACAGCTCAACGGCCCGGCACTCAACTGCTTCGCCGCCGATAAATGGGGTGTGCCCGGCAATCCCGACCAACTCGGTTTCGCGGTGAAGAATTCATGGCTCAACAACCCGCAGAACGTCGCCAATCTGAAGAAGTTCCTCAAGGCCGCGCGCCGCGGTTACGACTATGCGCTGGCCAATCCCGATAAGGCCGCCGACATCCTCGTGAGCCAGACCAAAACCTCGCACCTCGACCCGAAACTCGCCAAAGCCTCGATGGAAAAGGTCGTGAAAGAAGGCTACTGGAGCGGCAACGGCATGAACGACGACACCACGGACGGCAAGCCCGACCAGAAGCTCACCGCCACGGTCAACACCGAAGACGGCCAGAAGTACTTGGATTTCCAGTACAACGCCGGCACCTACACCGATTCCCACAAAAAGAAGCTCGCCCGTGCGCCCCAAGCCGCCGAGCTTGCGACCAACAAGTACGTGGAATAA
- the mvk gene encoding mevalonate kinase, which yields MVHMGYGETWAKVILMGEHSVVYGYPAVAAPLLSLKMRAWVTPVEPVRASHTVISDFRHSEDSSQTSLGTLKALNYKGSFSEAGSRFGGLERAVKVATEFAGYPGLAFDVVTDSSFPAGRGMGSSAASAGAVIRAILDACDVKTSEEQIWKLTNEAEVITHGNPSGLDAVTTCSRDLVAFESGDIEKMRVDMPAYLIIADSGIAGSTREAVGNVHKEDEQDHAHVKSIMDELGELARASETDLELGTVLMLGERMNRAQGLLNELNVSHPLVNHLVAAARAAGAVGAKMTGGGLGGCLIVLAPDTQTAQNIKRTLLCEGAREVWIHPLFDKDENEQSVDADEVKNHYDSRSFVAA from the coding sequence ATGGTGCACATGGGGTATGGCGAGACCTGGGCGAAGGTCATTCTCATGGGCGAACATTCCGTGGTTTACGGGTATCCCGCTGTCGCCGCGCCGCTGCTTTCGCTGAAAATGCGGGCTTGGGTCACGCCGGTTGAACCGGTGCGTGCGTCGCATACCGTGATTAGCGATTTCCGTCATTCCGAGGATTCTTCTCAAACATCTCTTGGCACCCTCAAGGCTTTGAATTATAAAGGCTCGTTTTCCGAAGCTGGAAGCCGTTTTGGCGGGCTGGAACGTGCGGTCAAGGTCGCCACGGAATTTGCTGGTTATCCGGGCCTCGCCTTCGACGTTGTGACGGACAGCTCGTTCCCGGCAGGACGTGGCATGGGTTCGTCGGCGGCCAGCGCAGGTGCGGTGATCCGTGCGATTCTCGACGCCTGCGATGTCAAGACCAGCGAAGAACAGATTTGGAAACTTACCAACGAGGCCGAAGTCATTACACACGGCAATCCTTCGGGCCTTGACGCGGTGACGACGTGCTCGCGCGATTTGGTCGCATTCGAATCCGGCGATATCGAGAAAATGCGTGTTGATATGCCGGCTTACTTGATCATCGCGGATTCCGGCATCGCCGGCAGCACGCGTGAGGCGGTCGGCAACGTCCATAAAGAGGACGAGCAGGATCACGCGCACGTCAAGTCCATTATGGACGAGCTTGGCGAACTGGCTCGTGCTTCCGAAACTGATCTTGAGCTAGGGACGGTGCTCATGCTGGGCGAGCGCATGAACCGCGCGCAGGGTTTGCTCAACGAGCTCAATGTCAGCCATCCTTTGGTCAATCATCTGGTCGCTGCGGCGCGTGCGGCCGGTGCCGTCGGTGCGAAAATGACCGGTGGCGGCCTGGGTGGCTGCCTGATCGTGTTGGCACCCGACACGCAAACTGCGCAAAATATCAAGCGCACATTGCTGTGCGAAGGCGCTCGCGAGGTCTGGATTCACCCGTTGTTCGATAAAGATGAGAATGAACAGTCTGTTGATGCTGATGAAGTTAAGAATCATTACGACAGCAGGTCTTTCGTAGCTGCGTGA
- a CDS encoding histidine phosphatase family protein: protein MSSSGEQTTLHFVRHGKVENPGHLLYERLPGFHLSALGLRMAQTSGRYIAADSQMNQAVALYSSPLDRTRETAQAILAELNPVRLSRGETELSIETDPRLIEAGNEFRGLRIGYGKAALWRPRSLKLLRNLWRPSWGESYQHIAARVGDFAQEAVRNHPGAQVIIVSHESPIWSYRHMLETGHPEHNMLLRHTALASITSITYDSKTGKMLRIAYVDPAKDVK from the coding sequence ATGTCGTCAAGCGGGGAACAGACCACGTTGCATTTCGTCCGTCACGGCAAGGTCGAAAACCCTGGTCATTTGCTTTATGAGCGCCTTCCCGGCTTCCATCTTTCGGCGTTGGGATTGCGCATGGCCCAAACCAGCGGACGTTACATTGCTGCCGATTCGCAGATGAATCAGGCGGTGGCGCTGTATTCTTCGCCGCTGGACCGCACGCGTGAAACCGCCCAGGCGATTCTCGCCGAACTTAACCCAGTGCGTCTTTCGCGCGGGGAAACGGAACTTTCCATAGAAACCGACCCGCGACTCATCGAAGCGGGTAACGAGTTCCGCGGCTTGCGTATCGGCTACGGCAAAGCTGCGCTGTGGCGTCCGCGAAGTCTCAAACTGCTGCGCAACCTTTGGCGGCCGAGCTGGGGGGAAAGCTACCAGCATATTGCCGCGAGGGTCGGCGATTTCGCGCAGGAAGCGGTACGCAACCATCCGGGCGCGCAGGTCATCATCGTCAGCCACGAGTCGCCAATCTGGAGCTATCGACATATGCTGGAAACTGGCCACCCCGAGCACAACATGCTCCTGCGCCACACCGCGCTCGCCTCGATCACCTCGATCACCTACGACAGCAAAACCGGCAAGATGCTGCGCATCGCGTACGTCGACCCGGCCAAAGACGTGAAGTAG
- the htpX gene encoding zinc metalloprotease HtpX yields MDGKIKVHGHLNGLKTTLLFGVMWAIIMLIWWLTGASRDTLIYYIFIGLASTFISYWFSDRISIASMGARRVSEAEAPELYRIVRELSARAGKPMPRIYIAPTMSPNAFATGRNERHAAVCCTQGILQILNERELRGVLGHELMHVYNHDILTSAVASAMATVITYLGYMLMFFGGGRDNDDRDSGIFGLIGVVLSSILAPIGASLIQLAISRTREYDADEDGSKLTGDPAALASALSKITSGAQANPMPQTAGTQSAAAMMIANPFSEEGFSRLFSTHPPTQDRINRLMQMAREMQGVSAAPNGGARFNRLGQDESAQVAY; encoded by the coding sequence ATGGACGGCAAGATTAAAGTGCATGGCCATTTGAACGGCCTCAAAACCACACTGCTTTTCGGCGTGATGTGGGCCATTATCATGCTCATTTGGTGGCTTACCGGAGCCAGCCGCGACACGCTTATCTATTACATTTTCATCGGCCTCGCCTCAACGTTCATTTCCTATTGGTTCTCGGACCGCATCTCCATCGCTTCGATGGGTGCGCGGCGGGTCTCCGAAGCCGAAGCTCCCGAGCTGTACCGTATCGTCCGCGAACTTTCCGCACGTGCTGGCAAGCCGATGCCGCGTATCTACATCGCGCCAACCATGAGCCCAAACGCGTTCGCCACCGGCCGCAACGAACGCCACGCCGCCGTGTGCTGCACGCAGGGTATCCTGCAGATTCTGAACGAGCGCGAATTGCGCGGTGTGCTCGGCCACGAGTTGATGCACGTCTATAACCACGACATTCTCACCTCGGCAGTGGCCAGCGCGATGGCGACGGTGATTACTTACCTCGGCTATATGCTGATGTTCTTTGGCGGCGGGCGAGACAACGATGATCGAGATTCCGGCATTTTCGGCTTGATTGGCGTAGTGCTAAGTTCGATTCTCGCGCCGATCGGTGCCTCGCTGATTCAGCTGGCGATTTCCCGCACGCGCGAATACGACGCGGATGAAGACGGCAGCAAGCTCACCGGCGACCCGGCAGCGCTCGCTTCGGCCTTGAGCAAGATTACTTCCGGTGCGCAGGCGAACCCGATGCCGCAGACCGCCGGCACTCAGTCCGCTGCCGCGATGATGATTGCCAATCCCTTCTCCGAGGAGGGCTTCAGCCGTCTCTTCTCCACGCATCCGCCGACGCAGGACCGTATCAATCGCTTGATGCAAATGGCACGTGAGATGCAAGGCGTCAGTGCCGCTCCGAATGGTGGCGCGCGTTTCAACCGCTTGGGTCAGGATGAATCCGCGCAGGTCGCGTACTGA
- a CDS encoding DUF805 domain-containing protein yields the protein MNDTNPQTNEDYINPEQNQQSSEGASQASDNSENPAGSSSSTSPQSHEDSSIAPLDSSDSSSTDDSNQQVTQEASSSASQSNQHEGVSQFAFSPDLPPLPGSLPQYNKTSQYDTPEYHASQPAAQSDASQTDSQYSGSQPTPQSSDSQAAPQYNAAQSSSQYDAVQSTSQYDAAQSTPQYNAAQPASQYNTFQQAPYDNLQQPQQAPQYDNPQQSQSSFQSQFQATPPTGGQGGMPAFNGGMPGQPYGNPNQGGFASPMAVPLNMPYYGCPPFEAVKRFFRKYAKFSGRASRSEYWWVQLFIFIVYVIIFVFDELLFRTGSSFIDYIWEVAIFIPQIAIAIRRLHDSNKSGWWWILPYGLEFAGVLILGFSVGFSLGGLLANPSSAVADTFGAGVIGGSLLCLLFLLVGFILQIVLMVLGPKPEGVRFDEDVPPMNPVNPGNPAGQYDQYGQFIPQQNPANQPYSQAQQQSASAGNSYSQAPYQQTAANNSYAQPYNDFNANNNANNYGNYGGYTNSNGNNFAQ from the coding sequence ATGAACGACACCAACCCTCAAACGAACGAGGATTACATAAATCCGGAGCAGAATCAGCAATCAAGCGAAGGCGCTTCCCAAGCATCCGACAACTCCGAGAATCCCGCCGGCTCGTCATCATCGACTTCGCCGCAATCTCACGAGGACTCTTCGATTGCGCCGCTAGATTCGTCCGATTCATCATCAACCGATGATTCCAATCAGCAGGTAACGCAAGAAGCATCGTCTTCGGCTTCTCAATCCAATCAGCATGAAGGGGTTTCACAATTTGCGTTTTCCCCGGATCTTCCGCCTCTGCCCGGTTCGTTGCCGCAGTACAATAAAACGTCACAATATGACACACCGGAATATCACGCTTCGCAACCAGCTGCGCAGTCCGACGCCTCGCAGACGGATTCACAGTACAGCGGCTCGCAGCCCACGCCACAATCCAGCGATTCGCAAGCGGCTCCGCAATATAATGCGGCGCAATCTTCATCTCAATATGATGCCGTGCAGTCTACATCTCAATACGACGCCGCACAATCAACCCCGCAGTATAACGCCGCGCAACCGGCATCACAGTACAACACTTTCCAGCAAGCCCCGTACGATAATCTCCAGCAGCCCCAGCAGGCTCCGCAATACGACAATCCCCAGCAATCGCAGAGCAGCTTCCAATCTCAATTCCAGGCAACCCCACCCACAGGCGGCCAAGGCGGCATGCCTGCGTTCAACGGAGGCATGCCCGGCCAACCCTACGGCAACCCGAACCAAGGTGGTTTCGCATCGCCAATGGCCGTCCCACTGAACATGCCGTATTATGGCTGCCCGCCATTCGAGGCCGTCAAACGTTTCTTCCGCAAGTATGCGAAGTTCTCCGGCCGCGCCAGCCGCAGCGAATACTGGTGGGTGCAGCTGTTCATCTTCATTGTCTACGTCATTATTTTCGTGTTCGACGAGCTGCTGTTCCGTACCGGTTCAAGCTTTATCGACTACATCTGGGAAGTTGCGATTTTCATACCGCAAATCGCCATCGCCATTCGCCGTCTCCATGATTCGAACAAATCCGGCTGGTGGTGGATACTCCCCTACGGCTTGGAATTCGCAGGCGTGTTGATTCTTGGATTCTCCGTTGGATTCAGCCTCGGCGGACTCCTGGCCAACCCATCATCCGCAGTCGCCGACACTTTCGGAGCCGGCGTCATCGGAGGGTCGCTTTTATGTCTCCTCTTCCTCCTCGTTGGCTTCATTTTGCAAATCGTTCTTATGGTACTTGGCCCGAAACCGGAAGGTGTACGTTTCGACGAGGATGTGCCGCCGATGAATCCAGTGAATCCGGGAAATCCGGCAGGCCAGTACGACCAGTACGGTCAGTTCATTCCGCAGCAGAATCCCGCCAACCAGCCGTATTCGCAGGCTCAGCAGCAGTCCGCTTCCGCAGGAAATTCGTATTCGCAGGCTCCGTATCAGCAAACTGCTGCGAATAATTCGTACGCACAGCCATATAACGATTTCAACGCAAATAACAACGCAAACAATTATGGAAACTACGGAGGTTACACAAACAGCAACGGCAATAACTTCGCACAATAA
- a CDS encoding MFS transporter, translating to MRFIPVSGLKDASHRLFGGYAELLRMPHTARFAVGSVIACMPFPMVGMTITISVQHYYGNYTLAGALSAVQAIALAIMSPVLGKLVDKFGQRQVSIPTIIVWIVAATALVSCITARVPSWILFVIVPFMSAIPPWGAMSRSRWTNLLRGDRVRTDRALSLSGVFDEAMWVIGNPLASTLAVISGVLAFSVTGMCVIVGALMFLTELSTEPPSQTQLARKAGISRKEYRRREALKAAKLRGQAEAAEEKAGLLKSGQSIWGPGLIAMCVTWFGLGAFQSAASISIISFATEQSMKQYTGFVFACFSFSSMIGAIFYGAKNWTIPLWKRFYFCLIVVDLGTATFMFAHNIWTIMIVYLLIGVCQAPTWINGNQLMLHLVPPTRFTEGMAWTSAMNSIGGSAGSAIAGVFIDRMGSHGGFLVVAALAITSLALSFFGFKQIKQSTETPMLTQVEV from the coding sequence ATGCGCTTTATACCTGTTTCCGGCCTCAAAGACGCCTCCCACCGCCTCTTCGGTGGCTATGCCGAACTCTTGCGTATGCCGCACACCGCACGCTTCGCCGTCGGTTCGGTCATCGCGTGTATGCCTTTCCCGATGGTCGGCATGACCATCACCATTTCGGTGCAGCATTATTACGGCAACTACACGCTCGCCGGAGCGTTGAGCGCGGTACAGGCCATCGCATTGGCGATTATGAGCCCTGTACTCGGCAAGCTGGTCGACAAATTCGGGCAGCGGCAGGTTTCGATTCCCACCATCATCGTGTGGATCGTAGCGGCCACGGCGCTGGTTTCATGTATTACAGCACGGGTTCCTTCCTGGATATTGTTCGTCATCGTGCCTTTTATGTCGGCAATACCGCCATGGGGCGCGATGTCACGCAGCCGCTGGACGAATCTACTGCGCGGCGACCGCGTGCGCACCGACCGGGCGCTTTCGCTTTCCGGCGTCTTCGACGAGGCGATGTGGGTGATCGGCAACCCGCTGGCCTCGACCTTAGCGGTGATTTCCGGCGTGCTCGCGTTTTCCGTGACCGGCATGTGCGTTATCGTCGGCGCACTGATGTTCCTGACCGAACTCTCCACCGAACCGCCCTCGCAAACGCAACTGGCCCGAAAAGCCGGCATCTCCCGCAAGGAATACCGCAGGCGCGAGGCTCTGAAAGCCGCCAAGTTGCGCGGGCAGGCCGAGGCCGCGGAGGAAAAAGCAGGATTGCTGAAATCCGGGCAATCCATCTGGGGACCGGGCCTGATTGCCATGTGCGTCACCTGGTTCGGTCTCGGCGCCTTCCAGTCGGCCGCATCGATTTCGATCATCTCGTTCGCCACCGAACAGAGCATGAAGCAATACACGGGCTTCGTTTTCGCATGCTTTTCGTTCTCCTCGATGATTGGCGCGATCTTCTACGGCGCGAAAAACTGGACGATTCCGCTGTGGAAACGCTTCTACTTCTGCCTGATCGTCGTCGACCTCGGCACGGCCACATTCATGTTCGCCCACAATATCTGGACGATTATGATTGTTTACCTGCTAATCGGCGTTTGTCAGGCCCCGACATGGATCAACGGCAACCAGCTGATGCTGCATCTCGTGCCGCCGACCCGCTTTACCGAAGGCATGGCGTGGACCAGCGCGATGAACTCAATCGGCGGTTCCGCGGGCTCGGCCATTGCCGGTGTCTTCATCGACCGGATGGGTTCGCACGGCGGTTTCCTCGTGGTGGCCGCGCTTGCGATTACCTCGCTGGCCTTGTCGTTCTTTGGTTTCAAGCAGATCAAGCAAAGCACCGAAACTCCTATGCTTACGCAGGTCGAGGTTTAA
- a CDS encoding GtrA family protein, whose translation MKKLIEQLVKFGIVGVIAAVIDFGVLNILVAAFHMNNVVASTISFLVSLAFNYWASMKYVFKRRADMARWMEGSIFLAAAVVGLGINDLIIWMSTLGMVANAAIVQHGMYVLRTNIGKIVATVVVAVWNFVIRKWLLDDHSSQNGKAAGSVSSASASTAPKRKTFAQKLGEWSIAHTPKGWQ comes from the coding sequence GTGAAAAAGCTTATTGAACAACTCGTGAAATTCGGTATCGTTGGTGTCATCGCAGCCGTTATCGATTTCGGTGTGCTAAATATTCTGGTGGCCGCTTTCCATATGAATAACGTGGTCGCCAGCACGATTTCGTTTCTGGTTTCGTTGGCGTTCAATTACTGGGCAAGCATGAAGTATGTGTTCAAGCGTCGCGCCGATATGGCCCGCTGGATGGAAGGTTCGATTTTTCTTGCGGCAGCGGTGGTCGGTCTCGGTATCAATGATCTGATTATCTGGATGAGCACGCTCGGAATGGTGGCCAATGCCGCCATCGTGCAGCACGGAATGTATGTCCTGCGCACCAATATCGGCAAAATCGTGGCCACTGTGGTGGTCGCCGTTTGGAACTTCGTCATCCGCAAGTGGCTGCTTGATGACCATTCCAGCCAGAACGGCAAAGCCGCTGGTTCCGTGTCCTCGGCTTCAGCGTCCACGGCTCCCAAGCGCAAAACGTTCGCGCAAAAGCTGGGTGAGTGGTCGATTGCCCACACCCCGAAGGGTTGGCAATAG
- the mvaD gene encoding diphosphomevalonate decarboxylase gives MAETRESQKRSGSVSCIESMKQAGSGKKVTAVANANIALIKYWGKANEHLIIPRASSLSLTLNGLSTRTTVEFGEPDTASLPLVRSPFLDSSTGGATSSLDDSEKSDTQSIADFLTIDGKAQQGPALTRVSKFLDIVRDKAGIASPARVTSSNTVPFGAGLASSASAFAALAAAASRAAGLELSPRDLSRLARRGSGSACRSVFGGLVKWNAGHDDESSYAEPVDSSDMDLAIIVVLISGAKKPISSREAMRRTIATSPLYDAWIDSCGQDMDDALAAIREGDVQRLGEITEANALGMHAAMMASRPAIFYWLPQTVAALSAVASIRETGLGAWSTMDAGPNVKVLTDGRDAERVADELRNRLPGCEIAVHRPGAGVRFEDSMR, from the coding sequence ATGGCGGAAACACGGGAATCGCAAAAGCGCTCGGGTTCCGTTTCGTGTATCGAATCCATGAAGCAAGCGGGGTCTGGGAAGAAAGTCACCGCCGTGGCGAACGCCAATATTGCGCTGATCAAGTATTGGGGCAAAGCGAACGAACACTTGATTATTCCTCGTGCTTCCAGCCTTTCCCTAACGCTGAATGGACTTTCCACGCGCACCACGGTCGAATTCGGGGAGCCTGATACGGCGTCGCTCCCGTTGGTGCGATCCCCATTCTTAGATTCATCGACAGGTGGGGCGACGAGTTCGCTAGACGATTCAGAGAAGTCGGATACCCAGTCGATTGCCGATTTCCTGACTATCGATGGTAAAGCGCAACAAGGTCCGGCGTTAACTCGTGTCTCGAAATTCCTTGATATTGTGCGCGATAAAGCGGGTATCGCATCTCCTGCACGCGTGACTTCCTCCAATACCGTACCGTTTGGAGCTGGCTTGGCCAGTTCGGCGTCGGCCTTTGCGGCGCTTGCGGCTGCGGCTTCCAGAGCTGCCGGGCTTGAGCTGAGCCCGCGTGACCTCTCCCGTTTGGCTCGCCGCGGTTCGGGTTCGGCCTGCCGTTCGGTTTTCGGCGGATTGGTGAAGTGGAATGCCGGACATGACGATGAGAGTTCGTACGCTGAGCCGGTTGATTCCAGTGACATGGATTTGGCCATTATCGTGGTGCTGATTTCTGGCGCGAAAAAGCCGATTTCCAGTCGTGAGGCCATGCGCCGCACCATCGCCACTTCGCCGCTCTATGACGCATGGATCGATTCGTGCGGGCAGGATATGGACGATGCACTCGCGGCGATTCGCGAAGGTGACGTGCAACGCTTGGGGGAAATCACCGAAGCCAATGCGCTCGGCATGCACGCGGCGATGATGGCTTCGCGCCCCGCTATTTTCTATTGGCTTCCGCAGACGGTTGCCGCGCTAAGCGCCGTCGCCTCGATTCGTGAAACCGGTTTGGGCGCGTGGTCGACGATGGACGCCGGTCCGAACGTCAAAGTGCTGACCGACGGCCGCGATGCCGAGCGTGTGGCCGACGAGCTGCGCAACCGCCTGCCAGGCTGTGAGATTGCGGTCCATCGGCCAGGAGCCGGCGTGCGTTTCGAAGATTCCATGCGATGA
- a CDS encoding FAD-dependent oxidoreductase, giving the protein MSENNSNTLRIAVVGAGPAGVYSSDIFLRELKKKGESLGLPTNARIDLFEKLPVPFGLVRYGVAPDHPAIKFIADALEKTLDNPDIHLYCDVEFGKDVTLDDLLPRYDAVLFATGAVADRPLTIPGADLDGVHGAARFVEWYDGYPTGARTWPLDAEKVAVIGGGNVAMDVSRELMRNADDLKARTDIPDNVYDGIKTNKARELHLFIRRGVAQAKFSVQELRELEKLPGVQIIINEDDFDLDDATVEQAGKDKLTRQMVEELYAIRDMAEDMEDDGGVDFEGNPAPKKYYMHFNSAPTEVLGKDGKVVGLHVEHTETGADGVMRHTGEFTDYPVEAVYHAIGYKPASVPGVAYDEQRDVLANEEGRILTAETGKSTVRPRLYATGWAKRGPVGLIGSTKSDALLIVGNMLDDLSKAEDVDGAGKGCIAADRDPESIDRLLASRGVKPIDFAGWKKVDTYERAEGAKEGRDHKKVIDPAQLRALALG; this is encoded by the coding sequence ATGAGCGAAAACAATAGCAACACACTCCGTATCGCCGTCGTCGGTGCCGGCCCTGCGGGAGTTTATTCATCCGACATTTTCCTACGCGAGCTGAAGAAGAAGGGCGAATCGCTTGGTCTGCCCACCAACGCGCGCATCGACCTCTTCGAGAAGCTGCCGGTGCCGTTCGGCCTCGTCCGTTACGGCGTTGCGCCCGACCACCCGGCCATCAAATTCATCGCCGATGCGCTGGAGAAGACGTTGGATAATCCGGATATTCATTTGTACTGTGATGTCGAATTCGGCAAGGACGTCACGCTTGACGACCTGCTGCCGCGCTATGACGCGGTGCTGTTCGCCACCGGTGCTGTTGCGGACCGGCCGCTGACCATCCCTGGAGCCGATTTGGACGGCGTGCATGGTGCCGCAAGGTTCGTGGAATGGTACGACGGTTATCCGACCGGCGCTCGCACGTGGCCGCTGGATGCCGAAAAGGTCGCCGTCATCGGCGGCGGCAACGTGGCGATGGATGTCTCGCGCGAGCTGATGCGCAATGCCGACGATCTCAAGGCCCGTACCGACATTCCAGACAATGTTTATGACGGCATCAAAACCAACAAGGCGCGCGAGCTGCACCTCTTCATTCGCCGTGGTGTGGCCCAGGCCAAGTTCAGCGTGCAGGAGCTACGCGAACTCGAGAAGCTGCCGGGCGTGCAGATCATCATCAATGAGGATGATTTCGACCTCGACGATGCCACCGTCGAACAGGCCGGCAAGGACAAGCTCACCCGCCAGATGGTCGAGGAGCTCTACGCCATCCGCGACATGGCCGAGGATATGGAAGATGATGGCGGTGTCGATTTCGAGGGCAACCCTGCTCCCAAGAAGTACTATATGCACTTCAACTCTGCGCCCACCGAGGTGCTGGGCAAGGATGGCAAGGTTGTAGGCCTGCACGTCGAGCACACCGAAACCGGAGCGGACGGCGTGATGCGCCATACCGGTGAATTCACGGATTATCCGGTTGAGGCCGTTTACCACGCCATCGGCTACAAGCCGGCGAGCGTACCGGGTGTGGCCTACGACGAGCAGCGAGATGTGCTGGCCAACGAGGAAGGCCGCATTCTCACCGCCGAAACCGGCAAGAGTACCGTTCGCCCGCGTCTTTACGCCACCGGCTGGGCCAAGCGTGGGCCTGTCGGCCTGATTGGCTCCACCAAGTCCGATGCGCTTCTGATTGTCGGCAACATGCTCGATGACCTCTCCAAGGCCGAGGATGTTGATGGCGCCGGCAAAGGCTGCATCGCCGCCGACCGCGACCCCGAGTCCATCGACCGCCTGCTCGCGTCGCGCGGTGTCAAGCCCATCGACTTCGCCGGCTGGAAGAAGGTCGACACTTACGAGCGTGCCGAGGGCGCGAAGGAAGGCCGCGACCACAAAAAGGTCATCGACCCTGCCCAACTGCGTGCTTTGGCTCTGGGCTGA
- a CDS encoding ABC transporter permease, translating to MTTKQKRRSTSSQSWWHKALPPAITIGAVLVVWQVAASAHLVSETTLASPVAIVSSMIATWPELMAATAVTTVEALAGFAIAVVVGIAIGMGLYVSKTANRAIYPLLVAAQTIPIITIAPLFMIWFGFNPIGKITLVAIFGLFSIAVDTSRGLTAVPRFYQDVALTCGATKPWTLFHVKLRVAGRQIFSGIRISAAYVFGTAVTAEYLGATNGLGVWLQGAFNSFQTSLIFSAAIVVVALTGILLGLVSLAERLLLGPADKDDAISLDDSEY from the coding sequence ATGACAACGAAACAGAAACGCCGGTCAACGTCCTCGCAAAGTTGGTGGCACAAGGCGTTGCCGCCGGCTATCACCATCGGTGCGGTACTGGTCGTCTGGCAGGTAGCAGCGAGCGCCCACCTCGTTTCCGAAACCACGCTCGCCTCCCCCGTTGCCATCGTTTCATCGATGATCGCCACCTGGCCAGAACTGATGGCTGCGACGGCCGTGACCACCGTTGAAGCACTGGCCGGGTTCGCGATTGCAGTCGTCGTCGGCATCGCCATCGGCATGGGTCTTTACGTCTCGAAAACCGCCAATCGCGCCATTTATCCGTTGCTCGTGGCCGCGCAGACCATCCCCATCATCACCATCGCTCCGCTGTTCATGATCTGGTTCGGCTTCAATCCAATCGGCAAAATCACGCTGGTGGCCATTTTCGGCCTGTTCTCGATTGCCGTCGACACCTCGCGCGGGCTCACCGCCGTTCCCCGCTTCTATCAGGACGTGGCGCTGACCTGCGGAGCAACCAAGCCATGGACCCTGTTCCATGTGAAACTTCGCGTCGCCGGCCGTCAGATTTTCTCCGGCATCCGCATCAGCGCGGCTTACGTGTTTGGTACGGCTGTCACCGCTGAATACCTCGGGGCAACCAACGGCCTCGGCGTCTGGCTGCAGGGAGCGTTCAATTCCTTCCAGACGTCGCTGATTTTCTCCGCCGCCATCGTCGTGGTGGCGTTGACCGGCATTCTGCTTGGTTTGGTCTCGCTCGCCGAACGTCTGTTGCTTGGCCCGGCCGACAAAGATGACGCGATATCGCTCGATGACAGTGAATACTGA